The genomic segment ACCCGCTGCGTGCCCTCCCGGACGCCAAGTTCCTCTCCGCCTCCGTGCGCGTCCTTTTCCTGCGCCGCGACCCCGCGGTGCTGCAGATCGATCGCTACGGTGCCATCGCCCTCATGAAGTCCGACCGCGATGGCGGCGCCACGCTCACCATTCGCGTGCTGGCCAACGCCAACGCGCGCGTGGAAGCGTACGGCACGTTCAGCGGCTGGCAGCCGGTGCCGATGCAGTGGGTGCTCGACGCCTGGGAGTTGCAGGTGCACCTCCCGCCGGGCCCGCAGCGCGTGGCCGTCCGTGTCAACGGCAGTCAGTGGCGCGCCCCGGCGAACTTGACGAAGGTCACGGACGAGTTTGGCGGCGAGGCGGGGATGGTGGTGGTTCCATAGGGCGGAGAACGACAGAGTACGACAGAGTACGACAGAGGACGGCAGCGAACTGCGGCCGAGACACGCTGGCGCATCGGCGCGTGCACGGCATATTTGCCTCTCGGCCGCGCTCTGCCCTCAGCCATCAGCCATCAGTCATCCGCCTTCCGCCCTCCGCCACTCGTGAGGCCTCCATGGATCGCCGCCACTTCTTAGCAGGCCTCGCTGCCGCGGGCGTCACGCTTCCCGCCTTCCGGGCGACGGCCATGCAGCAACTCGCGAAGGCGCGCAGCATCGCGGGCCATCGGCCGCCGGGCGCGCTGGCCGACGACGAACTGTACTGGGCGCAGATCCAGCGCGCCTTCGACGCCGATCGGACGATGATCAACCTGAACAACGGGGGGATCTCGCCGACGCCGTCGCACGTGCTGGAGCAGATGATCCGCGACCTGAAGTTCACCAACGAGCTTCCGGTCGAGCACATGTGGCGCGTGCTCGAGCCGCGCATGGAAAGCACGCGGCGCGACCTCGCGCGCGACTTCGGCTGCGACCCGGAGGAAATGGCGGTCGTCCGCAATGCGTCCGAGGCGCTGGAGACCATGATCTTCGGCATTGACCTCAAGCGCGGCGATGAGGTCCTGCTCACCAACCAGAACTACCCGCGGATGATCACGTCGTGGCAGCAGCGCGAGCGCCGCGAGGGGATCGTGCTCAAGCAGATCTCCTTCAAGGTGCCGCCGCCCAGCGACGCGTACATCGTCGAGCAGTTCCGCCAGGCGATCACGCCGCGCACGAAGGTCATCGAGGTCACGCACATCACCAACCTCACCGGGCAGATCCTCCCGGTGCGCGAGCTCGTGAAGATGGCGCGCCCGCTGGGCATCGAAGTCTTCGTGGACGGCGCCCACGCCTTCAACCATTTCCCGTTCACGCGCGACGAACTCGACGTCGACTACTACGGCACGTCGCTGCACAAATGGACGCACGCCCCCATCGGCACGGGCTTCCTCTACGTGCGCAAGGCCAGGATTCCGCAGCTCTGGTCGCTGATGGGCTCCACGGCCGGCAACCAGGCGAACATCCGCAAGTACGAGGAGATCGGCACGCATCCGCAGGCGAACTTCAACGCGGTCTCCGCGGCGCTCGCGTTCAGTCGCGGCATCGGCGCCGAGCGCAAGATCGCCCGTTTGCGCTACCTGCGGGACCGGTGGGCGAAGCGGCTCCTCGCCTCCAGCGACCGCGTCAAGGTGCTCACGCCGCTCGACAATGACCGCGCGGGAGCCATCTGCCTCTTCAGCGTGGACGGCATCGATCCGGGCAAGCTTGGCGGCTGGCTGCTCAGCAACCACCGCATCGTGACCACGCCGATTGGACATCCGGAGTTCAGCGGCATCCGCATCACCCCAAGCGTCTACACCAGCGTCGACGAAGTGGACACCTTTGCCGATGCGGTGCTGAAGGCGATCGCGAAGGGGATTGCATAGGCGGCCGGGGCGGCCATTGACGTACCACCGCCGGCGCTGAGGGAATTCCGCATGGCATCCCGGATCCAGGGAGTACGCGCGAGCCGACTGCTGGTGGTCGACGACAGCGACTTCGACCGCAAGATGATCGCCACGGTCCTCGCCCACGAGGGCTACGAGATCGCGCATGCGTCGTCCGGGGCCGCCTGCCTGGAGATCGTGGCGACCTTCGACCCGGACCTCATCCTGCTCGACGTGATGATGCCGGGCATGGACGGATTCGAAGTCTGCCGCACCCTGCGCGCCACGCCGCGGCATGCGCGCATCCCGGTGCTCATGGTCACGGGGCTGTCGGACGCCGAGTCCATGGTGAAGGGGCTCGAAGCGGGCGCCGATGACTTTCTGGGCAAGCCGTTCAACAAGTGGGAACTGCGTGCGCGCGTGGCGGCGCTCATCCAATTGGGTGTGCAGCAGCGCGCCCTCGCCGAGCACGACCGGTTCAACTGGGCGGTGGAGCACGCCGACGACGGTTTCGTGCTCGTGGACCGCGCCGACCGCATCCTGCACTGCAACGTCAGCGGCCGCCGCTACCTGGGCTTCGGCGAGCATGACGCCATCGAGGGGCTCTTCGTCGAACGACTGGCGCGCGACAGCGTGCCCCAGCCCGCCGACGCGTGGGAACGGTGGGGCGCTCCCGACGGACGGAATCAGCCCTTCCGCCTCGTGCGCACCGTCCCGGGCGGCCGCCTCAGGGAGTGGGTGCTGGTCACGCCGCACCAGAACCCCGACGATCCGGACGGGATGGTCGTCGTGGCCCTGCGGGATGTCAGCCAGCAAGTGGAGCGCCAGATGCGGCAATTCGAGTTCCACGAACTCGTGTCGCACAAGCTGCGCACGCCGCTGGCGAGCATGGTCGGCGCGGTGGATTATCTCGCCGCCGTGCGCGCCGAGTTTCCGGACGCGCGCGCGCAACAGCTGCTCGACATCGTGGTGCGCTCGACCAACCGGCTGCGCGAGTCCGTGCAGGAGGTCCTCGAATTTGCCGGTGAAGGCGCACCGCGCGAACTCCCCATGCCCGCGGCGCAGCTGCCGCAGCTGGCCCGCGACGTCGCCGCGGACGTCGAGGTGGAGTTGTCCGAGCTCGACGTCGCCGACGGACTGCCCGAGCTGCCCGTGGCACTCGGCGAGGTGTCGCTGCGCGCCATCCTGCGCGAGCTGATGCAGAACTCGCGCCGCTTCCACCCGTCGGGCCGTCCGTCCGTCGGCGTCCGCATTGCCGGCGTTGGCAAGGACGCGCTGCGCATCGAGGTCGAGGACGACGGCGTCGACATGACGCCGCGGCAGCTCAAGCGCGCCTTCGAACCGTACGTGCAGGGCGATCCGGAGCTCACCGGTGAAGTGCCGGGCATGGGGCTCGGTCTTTCGGTCGTCGCGACGCGGGTCTGGGGCGTGGGGGGACGATGCGCGATCGAGAACTGCGGCGTCCGTCCCGGCGTGCGCGTGCGACTCGACCTGCCGCTGGTCGTTCCCTGACGCGCGCGCCGCGACGGCTGGCGCCGCCGCGTGGAGCTTCTCCACGCGAGGACGGGCGGCGGTGAGTCGCGCGCTATAGTTTAGCGCGACGGAACTCCCTTACCCCGCCACTCATGGCCGCCCGAAAGACAACGACAAAGACCAGCCCGAAGTCCGCCGCCGCGAAGCCCACCCGCGCCGCGGCGAAGTCGTCCGCGAAGCGACGCAATCCAGCATCCAAGGCCACGACGAAGTCGAAGTCGCGTACCGCAGCGCCGGCGGAGGGTCCGTGGGCCGCCGTGTTCGCTCCACGCGCGAAGGGTGAGCGCCGATACTGGCTCGTGAAGTCGGAGCCAGGCGTCTTTTCGTGGAACGACCTGATGGCCGCGGCCGATCGCTCCACGCACTGGGATGGCGTGCGCAATCATGCCGCGCGCAACTTCCTGCGCGATGGCATGAAGCACGGCGATCTCGTCTTCTTCTACCACTCGAGCGCCGAGCCCGCGGCGATCGTCGGCATCTGCGCGGTGGTGCGCGAGGCGTATCCGGACCCCACCGCCTTCGATCCGGCGCACCACGGATTCGACGAGGACTCGTCGCCCGCCAAACCCACCTGGTACATGGTGGACCTGCGCGCCGTCGAGCCGCTGACGTCGCCCGTCACCCTCCCGATGATCAAGCGAACGAAGGCGCTCGCGCAGATGGCGCTGCTGCGGGTTGGCCGCCTCTCGGTGACGCCCGTGACGGCCGCGGAGTGGAAGGCGATTCTCGAACTCGCCCGCGGGTGATGCGGATGCACGCGGACCGCCGCGCGCTTCGCCGCGCCGCGCTTCGCCGCGCGCTCCGTGGCGCGCTCGCTGGTGTGTTGCCGCTGGCGCTGGCGGTCATGGTGACCTCGCGCTCGCTTGGGGCGCAAGGCAGGTCGGCGCCCGCGACAAGACCATGGCTGGACGCTCGGCGCCCCGTGCGCGAACGCGCGCGGCTGCTGCTCGCGCGCATGACCCCCGAGGAGAAGTTCTGGCAGCTGTTCATGTCGCCGGGCGATCCGGTGCGCGACAGCGCCGCCTTTGTCCACGGCGCGTACGGGGTGCAACTGCTCGATCTCCGTGAGCCGTCGGCGGGCGGCACGGCGGCGGCCGCGGCACGGGCGGATTCGGTGCAGCGCTTCTTCGTGGAACGGACGCGGCTGGGCATTCCCGCCATTCTCTTCGAGGAGGGCGTGCACGGCCTGATGCAGGCTGGCGCCACGGTCTTCCCGCAGGCCATCGCGCTCGCGGCCACCTGGGACACCGCGCTCGTCGGCGGCGTGGCCCGCGAGATTGCACGACAGGCTCGCGACCGCGGCATCCGGCAGCTGCTTGCGCCGGTCGTCAACCTGGCGCGCGACCCGCGGTGGGGACGCGTCGAGGAGACGTACGGCGAGGATTCGTGGTTGAGCGCGGCGATGGGTGCTGCGTACGTGCGTGGCCTGGAGGGCAACGGCGTCGTGGCCACACCCAAGCACTTCGTGGCCAATC from the Gemmatimonadaceae bacterium genome contains:
- a CDS encoding aminotransferase class V-fold PLP-dependent enzyme; translated protein: MDRRHFLAGLAAAGVTLPAFRATAMQQLAKARSIAGHRPPGALADDELYWAQIQRAFDADRTMINLNNGGISPTPSHVLEQMIRDLKFTNELPVEHMWRVLEPRMESTRRDLARDFGCDPEEMAVVRNASEALETMIFGIDLKRGDEVLLTNQNYPRMITSWQQRERREGIVLKQISFKVPPPSDAYIVEQFRQAITPRTKVIEVTHITNLTGQILPVRELVKMARPLGIEVFVDGAHAFNHFPFTRDELDVDYYGTSLHKWTHAPIGTGFLYVRKARIPQLWSLMGSTAGNQANIRKYEEIGTHPQANFNAVSAALAFSRGIGAERKIARLRYLRDRWAKRLLASSDRVKVLTPLDNDRAGAICLFSVDGIDPGKLGGWLLSNHRIVTTPIGHPEFSGIRITPSVYTSVDEVDTFADAVLKAIAKGIA
- a CDS encoding EVE domain-containing protein; protein product: MAARKTTTKTSPKSAAAKPTRAAAKSSAKRRNPASKATTKSKSRTAAPAEGPWAAVFAPRAKGERRYWLVKSEPGVFSWNDLMAAADRSTHWDGVRNHAARNFLRDGMKHGDLVFFYHSSAEPAAIVGICAVVREAYPDPTAFDPAHHGFDEDSSPAKPTWYMVDLRAVEPLTSPVTLPMIKRTKALAQMALLRVGRLSVTPVTAAEWKAILELARG
- a CDS encoding response regulator — encoded protein: MASRIQGVRASRLLVVDDSDFDRKMIATVLAHEGYEIAHASSGAACLEIVATFDPDLILLDVMMPGMDGFEVCRTLRATPRHARIPVLMVTGLSDAESMVKGLEAGADDFLGKPFNKWELRARVAALIQLGVQQRALAEHDRFNWAVEHADDGFVLVDRADRILHCNVSGRRYLGFGEHDAIEGLFVERLARDSVPQPADAWERWGAPDGRNQPFRLVRTVPGGRLREWVLVTPHQNPDDPDGMVVVALRDVSQQVERQMRQFEFHELVSHKLRTPLASMVGAVDYLAAVRAEFPDARAQQLLDIVVRSTNRLRESVQEVLEFAGEGAPRELPMPAAQLPQLARDVAADVEVELSELDVADGLPELPVALGEVSLRAILRELMQNSRRFHPSGRPSVGVRIAGVGKDALRIEVEDDGVDMTPRQLKRAFEPYVQGDPELTGEVPGMGLGLSVVATRVWGVGGRCAIENCGVRPGVRVRLDLPLVVP